DNA from Demetria terragena DSM 11295:
GCGATGTCGGGCGCGGAACCATGCACCGGCTCGAACATCGACGGAGCGGTGCGGTCGGGGTTGATATTGCCCGACGCGGCCAGGCCGATACCGCCAGTGACCGCCGCCGCAAGGTCGGTGACGATGTCGCCGAACAGGTTGTCGGTCACGATGACGTCGAAGCGACCCGGGTCCTGCGCCAGATAGATCATGGCGGCATCGACGTGCGCATAGGCGGTCTCGACGTCGGGGAACTCGGTTGCGACTTCCTCCACCGTGCGTCGCCACAGGTGGCCAGCGTGCACCAGCACGTTGTGTTTGTGGACCAGCGTGAGGTGCTTGCGCTCACGAGCCTGGGCGCGAGCAAAGGCATCGCGCACCGCGCGCTCGGCACCAAAGCGGGTATTGACGCTGACCTCGGTCGCAAGCTCGTGCGGCGTACCGACGCGCAGCGCGCCCCCGTTGCCGGTGTAGGGACCCTCGGTGCCTTCACGCACCACGACGAAGTCGATCCCATCGGGCGCGATGCGGGCGACGTCGAGCGGCGACGAAACGCCCGGGAACAGCTTGGACGGGCGCAGATTGACATGGTGGTCGAAGTCAAACCTGATGCGAAGCAACAGGTTTCGCTCTAGCAAGCCACTCGGGACGCTGGGATCACCGATCGCACCAAGGAGGATCGCGTCGTGCCCGCGCAACTCTTCCAAGGCCGTGTCCGGGAGAACCTCACCGGTCGCGTGCCAGCGCTTCGCGCCGAGGTCGTAAACGGTCTGGTCGACGGTTGCGGAG
Protein-coding regions in this window:
- a CDS encoding 3-isopropylmalate dehydrogenase — protein: MTEAGSERINLAVIGGDGIGPEVVAEGLKVLEAVTSATVDQTVYDLGAKRWHATGEVLPDTALEELRGHDAILLGAIGDPSVPSGLLERNLLLRIRFDFDHHVNLRPSKLFPGVSSPLDVARIAPDGIDFVVVREGTEGPYTGNGGALRVGTPHELATEVSVNTRFGAERAVRDAFARAQARERKHLTLVHKHNVLVHAGHLWRRTVEEVATEFPDVETAYAHVDAAMIYLAQDPGRFDVIVTDNLFGDIVTDLAAAVTGGIGLAASGNINPDRTAPSMFEPVHGSAPDIAGQAKADPTAAILSVAMMLSHLGRTSEATRVEDAVAADLAERGDATRSTSEVGDAIASRL